The Thalassophryne amazonica chromosome 8, fThaAma1.1, whole genome shotgun sequence genome includes a window with the following:
- the c8h15orf39 gene encoding uncharacterized protein C15orf39 homolog, protein MREVWSHITVPSFQSDYMMSNQSAQTFTDPAFQNKMPLFDGSVTSPGLPKPQNMSGFFSKQPIQYSGAYFAYDPRGADTTAFSPPWSSCKSSLLDCRSPVNSLSGLKGRNHIIYRQDNMLSSEKSHSPSVHHIPLKQGFTCYTRSPGISRPTSPTSVTVKQKNGGGTSPSENSVYLAIPKPIYGQNPYCNELGCVVGQQYSVGHGSQRIPNPAYEREWVLTDSHCSERLSTERNTHNLLLQQRGLKVQPTAEPFKRETVETYSSLSPGRRMSLPAVMEPNYNSYPCTQVRTLLGPLSEQSQHLQSSPRGYHSLYSSHPTHERMTSEVFQECSVSKYGQLTKHPMFYYPQTNVELENSRRTKDSHGKQRDDVPVILQHAVSSPRDHYVIPQSIHDEIPLPSAQSLPNHSFVQHFDYPCYAVPRVHLNGSPVRVPVKRQHAPLSGINISPTSQCMDHLLVSSANLHNDKPNTSLHTSPPFLHVDQPSSSRHIGQPEFSPVGIQIGKLLSPTTSMHIDQLHSSPVSLNIDRHLDYSPCNGQLAYLKTPRGFVISPGAQLPQSPNRNSAQDQTPLASGSNLQKKMYSPTVAKGSEHNGSATVNPTGTLRKHLLDSSPCSNIKEETKDLCQVGPIKKRPKMEKEENKNDSPPMPVIDVVFSLAPYKSYLQKARALSPAKESQRTVHSPEVHEVETKSYIKEKSPASEEQLPVVCAQTLAEKSDEALEPKCIKLEKGDPDGNKSARKIKEEDYNETSVKMEKQEDGSPNNITLFVINKCKPEELECQPPCAGENNTSDHSAQREVTKDMETFSEGNTCTERTRVAVPDPKSILPPEPPQNKINFKNIPLQCLKLSTYKMILPDTKQSSKPVSVIEKSLGMPASANTPHLEHQMPVRKHFFELHHSLCKLVSRSVSVSSQEDLRTWLFHLELVETPSHNVQKLSCLLGVKAREVWLNEEIKSALHEVVERLMEYISVEYCPFPHVIRSGAVFIPMLVLKELLFPSVQGSFIDKVLQEHKVVLRPTTLSEEKLLIQLHKRSCSSKLRRLMSLKYLPNVYMDVVNLYYHACVCRHLESTSPDVQKRIQA, encoded by the coding sequence GTCTGGAGCCATATTACTGTACCATCATTTCAAAGTGACTACATGATGAGCAACCAATCTGCTCAGACCTTCACCGACCCAGCTTTCCAGAACAAGATGCCATTATTTGATGGGAGTGTCACATCTCCAGGACTGCCCAAGCCACAAAATATGTCTGGTTTCTTCAGTAAGCAGCCTATCCAGTATAGTGGTGCCTACTTTGCTTATGACCCCAGAGGAGCGGATACAACAGCATTTAGTCCTCCTTGGAGCAGCTGTAAGTCATCTCTGTTGGATTGTAGAAGTCCTGTTAATAGCCTCTCTGGCTTGAAGGGACGAAACCACATCATTTACAGGCAAGACAACATGCTGTCTTCAGAGAAAAGCCATTCTCCTTCTGTGCATCACATCCCATTAAAACAGGGCTTTACGTGTTACACTAGAAGTCCTGGAATCAGCAGGCCTACATCCCCTACATCAGTGACTGTCAAACAGAAGAACGGAGGTGGGACTTCCCCATCTGAAAACTCTGTTTACTTAGCAATTCCAAAGCCAATTTATGGACAGAACCCCTACTGCAATGAATTGGGTTGTGTGGTAGGTCAGCAATACAGCGTAGGACACGGGTCGCAGCGGATACCAAACCCTGCTTATGAACGAGAATGGGTGCTAACTGACTCTCACTGCTCTGAAAGACTATCCActgagagaaacacacacaacctgTTGCTGCAACAGAGAGGTCTAAAGGTTCAACCTACTGCAGAACCCTTCAAGAGGGAGACTGTGGAGACGTACAGCAGCTTGAGCCCAGGTAGAAGAATGAGTTTACCTGCTGTGATGGAGCCAAACTACAATAGCTATCCCTGTACCCAAGTCCGCACTCTGCTTGGTCCTTTAAGTGAGCAGAGCCAGCATTTACAAAGTTCCCCCAGAGGCTATCATAGCCTGTACTCCTCCCATCCTACACATGAGCGCATGACCTCAGAGGTTTTTCAGGAGTGTTCTGTTTCCAAATATGGACAACTAACAAAGCACCCAATGTTTTACTACCCCCAAACAAATGTGGAGCTAGAAAACAGTAGACGAACTAAAGATAGTCATGGTAAGCAGAGAGATGATGTTCCTGTTATTCTTCAACATGCAGTTTCTAGCCCACGGGACCATTATGTTATTCCCCAGTCGATTCATGATGAAATTCCTTTGCCTAGTGCTCAATCATTGCCAAATCATTCCTTTGTGCAGCATTTTGATTACCCGTGTTATGCAGTTCCGAGAGTTCATTTGAATGGAAGCCCAGTCAGAGTCCCTGTAAAAAGGCAGCATGCGCCGCTTAGTGGCATAAATATTTCCCCGACCAGCCAATGTATGGACCACCTCTTGGTCTCCTCTGCCAACCTGCACAATGACAAACCCAATACCAGCCTGCATACTTCCCCACCATTCCTCCATGTGGACCAACCCAGTTCTAGCAGGCATATCGGACAACCTGAGTTTTCACCAGTAGGCATACAAATTGGCAAGTTGTTATCCCCAACCACCAGCATGCACATAGATCAGCTTCATTCTTCTCCAGTTAGCTTGAACATTGACAGACACCTGGACTATTCCCCCTGTAACGGCCAACTTGCATATCTAAAAACACCCCGTGGTTTTGTCATTTCCCCTGGTGCGCAGTTACCACAATCACCAAATCGCAATTCAGCTCAGGACCAAACACCTTTAGCCAGTGGTTCAAATCttcaaaaaaaaatgtattctcCTACAGTTGCAAAAGGAAGTGAACATAATGGCTCTGCTACTGTTAATCCTACAGGGACTTTGAGAAAACATCTTTTGGACTCATCTCCTTGCAGCAACATTAAAGAAGAGACTAAGGATTTATGTCAGGTGGGTCCCATAAAGAAAAGACCAAAAAtggaaaaagaagagaacaaaaatgACTCTCCTCCTATGCCAGTGATTGATGTAGTCTTCAGCCTGGCACCTTACAAATCATACCTGCAGAAGGCTAGAGCATTATCTCCAGCAAAAGAATCTCAGAGAACTGTGCATTCACCTGAGGTGCATGAAGTAGAAACCAAGTCATACATTAAAGAGAAAAGCCCAGCCAGTGAAGAACAGCTGCCTGTAGTCTGTGCACAAACTCTAGCAGAGAAGTCTGATGAAGCCCTTGAACCCAAATGCATAAAGCTGGAAAAAGGAGATCCAGATGGAAACAAGTCTGCTCGCAAAATCAAAGAAGAGGACTACAATGAGACATCAGTCAAAATGGAGAAACAGGAGGATGGTTCACCTAACAACATTACATTATTTGTGATTAACAAATGTAAACCTGAAGAGCTTGAATGTCAGCCCCCGTGTGCAGGTGAAAACAACACTTCAGATCATTCTGCACAGAGGGAGGTAACCAAAGACATGGAAACATTTTCAGAAGGTAACACTTGTACAGAGCGCACACGGGTGGCAGTGCCTGACCCAAAATCTATTCTCCCCCCTGAACCACCTCAGAATAAAATAAACTTCAAGAATATTCCCCTTCAGTGTCTGAAACTGTCCACCTACAAAATGATTCTCCCTGATACGAAGCAGTCTTCTAAGCCTGTGTCAGTCATAGAAAAATCTTTAGGAATGCCTGCTTCAGCAAATACACCCCACCTGGAGCACCAAATGCCAGTCCGTAAGCACTTCTTTGAGCTGCACCATTCTTTGTGCAAGCTAGTGTCCAGATCTGTGTCAGTGTCATCGCAGGAGGACCTTAGGACCTGGTTGTTTCATTTGGAACTCGTTGAAACTCCTTCccacaatgtgcagaaattatcGTGTTTGTTGGGGGTAAAAGCCCGGGAGGTGTGGCTCAACGAGGAAATAAAATCGGCACTCCATGAGGTTGTCGAGAGGTTGATGGAGTACATCTCTGTGGAATATTGTCCATTTCCACATGTTATACGGTCAGGGGCGGTGTTCATCCCCATGTTGGTTTTGAAGGAGCTGCTGTTCCCTTCGGTGCAGGGCAGCTTTATCGACAAGGTGCTGCAGGAGCACAAAGTGGTGCTGAGGCCCACCACCCTCTCTGAAGAGAAGCTCCTTATCCAGTTACACAAACGATCCTGTTCCTCCAAGCTCAGGAGGCTGATGTCCCTAAAATACCTGCCTAATGTCTACATGGATGTGGTCAACCTTTACTATCATGCCTGTGTCTGCAGACACTTGG